In Dromaius novaehollandiae isolate bDroNov1 chromosome 2, bDroNov1.hap1, whole genome shotgun sequence, one DNA window encodes the following:
- the BHLHE22 gene encoding class E basic helix-loop-helix protein 22 — translation MERALGLPAEEDLFHKSLAASAKRMESAFRSPPGLDLSHPRDRQPSPLACYEAAEPEALLQPGVGGDPLALPPGSVCVKYGESASRSSVAESSGGEQSPDDDSDGRCELVLRGAGGDPRAASPAAGGGGGGGGGGLKAAEGGCSNSHGHGGSKKSKEQKALRLNINARERRRMHDLNDALDELRAVIPYAHSPSVRKLSKIATLLLAKNYILMQAQALEEMRRLVAYLNQGQAISAASLPSSAAAAAAAAAALHPALGAYEQAAGYPFSAGLPPATSCPEKCAIFNSVSSSLCKQCTEKP, via the coding sequence AtggagcgggcgctggggctgcccgcaGAAGAGGACTTGTTCCACAAGAGCCTCGCCGCCTCGGCCAAGCGCATGGAGTCCGCCTTCCGCTCGCCCCCGGGGCTCGACCTCTCGCACCCCCGCGACCGCCAGCCCTCGCCGCTGGCCTGCTACGAGGCGGCCGAGCCCGAGGCGCTGCTGCAGCCCGGCGTCGGCGGCGACCCGCTGGCGCTGCCGCCGGGCTCCGTGTGCGTCAAGTACGGCGAGAGCGCCAGCCGCAGCTCGGTGGCCGAGAGCAGCGgcggcgagcagagccccgacgACGACAGCGACGGCCGCTGCGAGCTGGtgctgcgcggcgccgggggggacCCGCGCGCCGCctcgccggcggcgggcggcggcggcggcggggggggcggggggctgaaGGCGGCCGAGGGCGGCTGCTCCAACAGCCACGGGCACGGCGGCAGCAAGAAGTCCAAGGAGCAGAAGGCGCTGCGCCTCAACATCAAcgcgcgggagcggcggcggaTGCACGACCTCAACGACGCGCTGGACGAGCTGCGCGCCGTCATCCCCTACGCGCACAGCCCCTCGGTGCGGAAGCTCTCCAAGATCGCCACGCTGCTGCTGGCCAAGAACTACATCCTCATGCAGGCGCAGGCCCTGGAGGAGATGCGGCGCCTCGTGGCTTATCTCAACCAGGGCCAGGCCATCTCGGCCGCCTcgctgcccagctctgcggccgcggccgcggcggccgcggcggcgctgcaCCCCGCGCTCGGCGCCTACGAGCAGGCGGCCGGCTACCCCTTCAGCGCCGGGCTGCCGCCCGCCACCTCCTGCCCGGAGAAATGTGCCATTTTCAACAGCGTCTCCTCCAGCCTCTGCAAACAGTGCACGGAGAAGCCTtaa